The following coding sequences are from one Poecilia reticulata strain Guanapo linkage group LG18, Guppy_female_1.0+MT, whole genome shotgun sequence window:
- the LOC103480787 gene encoding macrophage mannose receptor 1-like translates to MGFISGALFSVASTQSHQYYFVNTLLTWTEAQSVCRRDFTDLATIESTADVDDFLNTTSGYTGKAWIGLYDDTINSWKWSLNDSSFYGPGENSFRNWHPGQPDDYYGQQHCVRFYGSSVNSLGQWDDDECMGTRQFVCYNGTVGGSPSYVLSNISLTWTEAQKFCRQNYVDLASVRNQAENEIIRTLVGANIVWIGLYREKLWSDGSTSLFRYWANGKPNGPSGEQCVAGSFSDSGRWSDESCTLSLPFVCFKPIPSNAKGFTTSAQDESSITMQWNKINNSTSFVLLYNGSETFIRAPDGDGPVNYTVSSLTPTTNYTFTLFSVLDNVRSSGIKITAATAPQNAEGFTKSGQYKSSITLQWNKININTSFVLQFNGTETLIRAPDGDGPVNHTVSFLTAGTKYTFTLYSVFENVRSSGVQLVAFLEPRYVSRMKVQLTSQRKLSESEMEEVLAEYLKENGLSQFSMKIRIIKP, encoded by the exons atgggttttatttcaggCGCCCTGTTCAGTGTTGCTAGCACCCAAAGCCATCAGTACTACTTTGTGAACACGTTGCTAACATGGACAGAAGCTCAGAGCGTCTGCAGACGGGACTTCACTGATCTGGCCACCATTGAAAGCACAGCTGATGTTGATGACTTTCTAAATACCACCTCCGGTTATACAG gcAAGGCATGGATCGGTCTCTACGACGACACAATAAACAGCTGGAAATGGTCCCTAAATGACAGCAGCTTCTATGGTCCTGGAGAAAATTCATTTAGGAACTGGCATCCTGGCCAACCCGACGATTATTATGGACAACAGCATTGTGTCAGGTTTTATGGTTCTAGTGTTAACTCATTGGGCCAATGGGATGACGATGAGTGCATGGGAACAAGGCAGTTCGTGTGCTATAATG GTACAGTAGGTGGATCACCATCCTATGTTTTGAGTAACATTTCATTAACCTGGACAGAAGCTCAGAAATTCTGCCGTCAGAATTATGTTGACCTGGCCAG TGTACGAAATCAGgcagaaaatgaaatcatcagAACCCTAGTAGGTGCCAACATTGTTTGGATTGGACTGTATCGGGAAAAGCTGTGGTCTGATGGCAGCACCTCTCTGTTTCGATACTGGGCAAATGGCAAGCCCAATGGACCATCTGGTGAACAGTGTGTTGCTGGATCATTTAGTGACTCTGGAAGATGGTCGGATGAAAGTTGCACCCTGAGTTTGCCATTCGTCTGCTTCAAACCAA tTCCATCAAATGCAAAAGGTTTTACAACTTCAGCTCAGGATGAGAGCAGCATCACTATGCAGTGGAACAAGATCAACAACAGCACCAGTTTTGTTCTCCTGTATAATGGATCAGAGACATTCATCAGAGCCCCAGATGGAGATGGGCCAGTGAACTACACAGTCTCATCTCTCACTCCTACAACAAACTACACATTCACTCTCTTCTCTGTTCTTGACAACGTCAGGAGCAGTGGCATCAAAATTACTGCAGCTACTG CTCCTCAAAATGCAGAAGGATTTACAAAGTCGGGACAATATAAGAGCAGCATCACCCTGCAGtggaataaaatcaacatcaacACCAGCTTTGTTCTCCAGTTTAACGGCACAGAGACATTAATCAGAGCACCAGATGGAGATGGACCAGTGAACCACACAGTCTCTTTTCTCACTGCTGGAACCAAATACACATTCACTCTCTACTCTGTGTTTGAGAACGTCAGAAGCAGTGGAGTACAACTTGTAGCTTTCCTTG AACCAC GTTATGTCTCTAGAATGAAAGTACAATTAACTTCTCAAAGAAAACTGTCAGAATCAGAGATGGAAGAGGTTTTAGCAGAG taccTCAAAGAAAATGGTTTATCACAGTTTTCCATGAAAATTCGCATCATCAAACCATAA